From Brassica oleracea var. oleracea cultivar TO1000 chromosome C3, BOL, whole genome shotgun sequence, a single genomic window includes:
- the LOC106331524 gene encoding peroxisome biogenesis protein 19-1 — MANDHTDDLDELLDSALDDFKDLNLAQREGEEGNEKKKKQEPSPLPSGVQGLGMGLPDMRIKSKGKQKVSKQDHVAEALDKLREQTRETVESISSKQQQPASGDDDAMVEDFLKQFESLAGSQDLESIVETMMQQLLSKDILHEPMKEIGARYPKWLEENEGSISKEDYNRYSQQYKLIKELNAVYEDEPNNSVKIMEIMQKMQECGQPPNDIVQEMDPGFDFASLGQMSPEMLESSPNCCIM; from the exons ATGGCGAACGATCACACCGACGACTTAGACGAGCTTCTCGATA GTGCATTGGATGATTTCAAAGATCTCAATCTTGCTCAAAG GGAAGGCGAAGAGGGGAATGAGAAGAAAAAGAAACAAGAGCCATCTCCATTGCCGAGTGGAGTCCAAGGTCTCGGAATGGGATTGCCTGATATGAGAATCAAGAGCAAGGGAAAGCAGAAAGTCTCGAAACAGGATCATGTCGCAGAAGCTCTTGATAAGCTTAGGGAACAAACTAGAGAAACTGTGGAATCTATCTCTTCCAAGCAGCAGCAACCAGCTTCTGGTGATGATGATGCTATGGTCGAGGATTTTCTCAAGCAATTCGAGAGTCTCGCTGGATCTCAG GACTTGGAATCAATAGTGGAAACGATGATGCAACAGCTACTGTCGAAAGACATTCTCCACGAACCAATGAAGGAGATCGGTGCAAGGTATCCGAAATGGCTAGAGGAGAATGAAGGCAGTATAAGCAAAGAAGACTACAACCGCTATTCGCAGCAGTACAAGCTGATCAAAGAGCTCAATGCGGTTTACGAGGATGAACCGAACAATTCAGTTAAGATCATGGAGATCATGCAGAAGATGCAAGAGTGCGGACAACCACCTAATGATATCGTTCAGGAGATGGATCCTGGGTTTGATTTCGCAAGTCTAGGCCAAAT GTCTCCAGAGATGCTCGAGTCTTCACCAAATTGCTGTATAATGTGA
- the LOC106331716 gene encoding RING-H2 finger protein ATL51-like, with product MGSTGNPNPWDQYDSYRDCSQGVCSVYCPQWCYIIFPPPPSFLLDDEDSSSSSTSDFSPLLIALIGILASAFILVTYYTLTSKYCRRSSTASGATISSSAVVTDTWQRSNGASNPIGLDETLIKSITVYKYRKGDGFVESSDCSVCLSEFQEEESLRLLPKCRHAFHVACIDTWLKSHSNCPLCRAEISVTVTNAVESVAVSDQPIVTESDSVSVDSVVVNLDLENRSRSETVVADVDGGRTPKTPELQGSRYGDRNSGDVVLIADILREIEEDGDSAGVGTSRRVEDGEGEKTPPPPSDSAANPTAGVVSNFLARSYGKAKNYRLPS from the coding sequence ATGGGTTCTACAGGAAACCCTAACCCATGGGATCAATACGATTCATACCGAGACTGCTCACAAGGAGTATGCAGCGTCTACTGCCCTCAATGGTGTTACATCATCTTCCCTCCTCCTCCTTCCTTCTTACTCGACGACGAAGACTCCTCCTCCTCCTCCACCTCCGACTTCTCCCCTCTCCTCATCGCCCTCATCGGAATCCTCGCTAGCGCCTTCATCCTCGTCACTTACTACACACTCACCTCCAAGTACTGCCGCCGCTCCTCCACAGCCTCGGGAGCTACCATCTCTTCCTCCGCCGTCGTCACCGACACGTGGCAGAGAAGCAACGGAGCTTCGAATCCGATTGGACTCGATGAGACTCTGATTAAATCGATAACGGTTTATAAATACAGGAAGGGAGATGGATTCGTGGAGTCTTCGGATTGCTCCGTGTGCTTGAGCGAGTTTCAGGAGGAGGAGAGTTTGAGATTGCTGCCTAAGTGCCGCCACGCGTTTCACGTCGCGTGTATTGATACTTGGTTGAAGTCTCACTCTAACTGTCCTCTATGCCGCGCGGAGATCAGCGTAACCGTCACTAACGCCGTTGAATCCGTCGCGGTATCTGATCAACCGATCGTAACGGAGTCTGATTCGGTTTCGGTTGATTCCGTCGTCGTTAACTTAGATCTGGAAAATAGATCTCGGAGCGAGACGGTTGTTGCTGACGTGGACGGTGGAAGGACGCCGAAGACACCGGAGCTGCAAGGATCTAGATACGGAGATCGGAACTCAGGCGACGTGGTCTTGATCGCGGATATACTCCGGGAGATCGAAGAGGATGGAGACTCGGCGGGTGTGGGGACTTCTCGGCGGGTAGAAGATGGGGAAGGAGAGAAGACGCCTCCGCCGCCGTCAGATTCGGCGGCGAATCCAACAGCTGGAGTAGTTTCGAATTTTCTGGCGCGGAGTTACGGCAAAGCAAAGAATTACCGTTTACCCAGTTGA
- the LOC106334064 gene encoding uncharacterized protein LOC106334064: MKSVSLIVILLTSSSLSPQTVTSFSLFPFPFPLPIPFSLPFSLPSIFGGIIGRDNHSELARRCFPDLGDGEACMAEIFGSFFNRQITIGPECCKAIVEIDEDCTQAVFKQFSDSLFTSSVKQFCSYINS; the protein is encoded by the coding sequence ATGAAATCAGTGTCGCTCATAGTCATTCTTCTCACCTCATCCTCTCTTTCACCTCAAACCGTAACATCATTCTCCTTATTTCCGTTTCCGTTTCCCCTTCCCATTCCATTTTCACTTCCATTTTCGCTCCCTTCTATATTTGGTGGAATAATCGGTAGAGATAATCACAGCGAGCTAGCTAGGAGGTGCTTCCCTGACCTAGGAGACGGAGAGGCCTGCATGGCTGAGATATTCGGGTCATTCTTCAACCGTCAGATAACTATAGGGCCAGAATGTTGCAAGGCCATTGTTGAGATCGATGAAGACTGTACACAAGCCGTTTTTAAACAGTTCAGCGATTCTTTATTTACTAGTTCCGTCAAGCAGTTTTGCTCTTACATCAATAGCTGA
- the LOC106330119 gene encoding zinc finger BED domain-containing protein RICESLEEPER 2-like, producing the protein MDSSPTHEQDEVNHQLMDEEISSDEDVQTPGSGKRNEREEDDGSRSKKKTRSDVWNHYSRLPTNYNRCKCRYCKKEFSCPTKSGTSNLRKHKSGCRAYMAWKAANKFRDQSQINVDEEGNMSLSKVSEKVFREATNEMIVLGELPLSFVESLAWKNFCKKAQMDPPVCRKTCTKEIAAMYMARKAEMKKVIGQNKQRLSLTTDIWTAPYTAISYMVITAHFIDSSWKLRKMIIGFKNVDDHKGSTIARVLVDCLAEWDIKRVFCITVDNATANTSAMKKFKEEFMKHGEDALVLKGEFLHVRCATHILNLIVKEGLSEVDDSLTAIRNGVQYVRSSTNRLKSFEFRVDSGKMTRGSLPLDVKTRWNSTYLMLDQAIKFRAAFEKMEAEDKPYNDYFMELENGKKRIGPATTTDWEEAERLVHFLVIFYNSTLMLSATKGITSHKIYNEIVTITRNVSKISSTPGPDETLRVNALTMMGKIRKYWNPFIEESESESSKSKSCKMNKLLIVATVFDPRKKMNFANLCFEKLYGKESIEYTLLSDSIMEIMKRLFEEYTLGYNTSGGGSGGSQSQGGSSSQTQTQDSGAVFQSQVIGSGIGYERMDNLYEELVQETGTEDSSNELEVYLREKVEVTKGGIGLGTEFDVLSWWRRNSVKFPILSQIAADILAV; encoded by the coding sequence ATGGATTCTTCTCCAACTCATGAACAAGACGAAGTCAACCATCAACTAATGGATGAAGAAATATCTTCAGATGAAGATGTACAAACACCGGGTTCGGGAAAAAGGAACGAGAGAGAAGAAGATGATGGTTCTAGGTCAAAGAAAAAGACGAGGTCTGATGTTTGGAACCATTACAGCAGGCTGCCAACCAACTACAACAGATGCAAATGCCGCTATTGTAAGAAAGAGTTTAGCTGTCCAACCAAGTCTGGGACCTCTAATCTGAGGAAGCACAAGAGCGGTTGTAGGGCATACATGGCATGGAAGGCTGCAAATAAGTTCAGAGACCAGTCACAGATAAATGTCGATGAAGAAGGTAACATGAGTCTGTCTAAGGTGTCTGAGAAAGTGTTCAGAGAAGCTACCAATGAGATGATAGTTTTAGGCGAGTTGCCGTTATCCTTTGTGGAGAGTTTAGCGTGGAAAAACTTCTGCAAGAAAGCCCAGATGGATCCGCCGGTATGTAGGAAGACTTGCACAAAGGAGATTGCTGCAATGTATATGGCGAGGAAAGCAGAGATGAAGAAGGTGATTGGACAGAACAAGCAAAGACTCTCTCTCACAACCGATATTTGGACTGCTCCCTACACTGCGATTAGTTATATGGTGATTACTGCTCACTTCATTGATTCAAGTTGGAAGCTTAGAAAGATGATAATTGGGTTCAAGAATGTTGACGATCATAAAGGGTCTACCATTGCAAGAGTCCTGGTAGATTGTTTAGCAGAGTGGGATATAAAACGAGTCTTCTGCATCACAGTTGACAATGCCACAGCTAACACGTCGGCCATGAAGAAGTTCAAGGAAGAATTCATGAAACATGGTGAAGATGCGCTGGTTCTAAAGGGTGAGTTCTTGCATGTTAGGTGTGCAACACATATTCTGAATCTGATTGTGAAGGAAGGGTTAAGCGAGGTGGATGATAGCTTGACTGCCATTCGGAATGGGGTTCAGTATGTGAGGTCTTCAACCAATAGACTCAAGTCTTTCGAATTTCGGGTTGATAGTGGGAAGATGACTAGAGGAAGCCTTCCATTAGACGTCAAGACGAGATGGAACTCGACCTATCTCATGCTAGACCAAGCGATCAAATTCAGAGCAGCATTTGAGAAGATGGAGGCTGAAGATAAACCGTACAATGACTACTTCATGGAGCTTGAAAATGGAAAAAAGAGGATTGGACCAGCGACTACAACAGATTGGGAAGAAGCTGAGAGGTTGGTGCACTTTCTTGTCATCTTTTACAATTCAACTCTGATGCTCTCGGCTACAAAGGGCATTACGTCGCACAAGATCTACAATGAGATTGTCACGATCACTAGGAATGTCAGCAAGATAAGCTCTACGCCTGGTCCTGATGAAACACTGCGGGTCAATGCTTTGACGATGATGGGGAAAATAAGGAAGTACTGGAATCCATTTATTGAAGAATCTGAGTCTGAGAGCAGTAAGTCTAAGAGCTGTAAGATGAACAAGCTTTTGATTGTTGCTACTGTCTTTGACCCAAGAAAGAAGATGAACTTTGCTAACCTCTGCTTTGAGAAGCTCTATGGAAAAGAAAGCATCGAGTATACTCTGCTTTCTGACTCAATTATGGAGATCATGAAGCGCTTATTTGAAGAGTACACTCTTGGATACAACACAAGTGGTGGAGGATCAGGTGGTTCACAGTCGCAAGGAGGATCATCTTCTCAAACCCAAACTCAAGACAGTGGTGCAGTTTTCCAGAGTCAAGTTATAGGCAGTGGTATCGGATATGAAAGAATGGATAATCTCTACGAGGAGCTTGTACAAGAAACAGGTACAGAAGATTCTAGTAATGAGTTAGAAGTTTATTTGAGAGAGAAAGTAGAGGTTACAAAGGGTGGTATTGGACTTGGAACCGAGTTTGATGTTTTATCGTGGTGGAGAAGAAACAGTGTGAAGTTCCCGATCTTGTCTCAGATAGCTGCTGATATTCTTGCGGTTTAA
- the LOC106334374 gene encoding uncharacterized protein LOC106334374 — protein MHYQEQMESLMLGEERRRGNCARDADADEGFISPSSFPNSPDDSARRGSFSLRRGLSKHYKGKSQSFTSLSEALTVEDLAKPENPFNAKLKQRRENLHCRRFSGPGGASERNLGGQDDFLAGNDRPPRLSGNRPPRAQTLSAAHISSLVTRS, from the exons ATGCACTATCAAGAACAGATGGAGTCTCTTATGTTGGGTGAAGAACGCAGACGCGGAAATTGCGCTAGGGACGCAGATGCAGATGAAGGTTTTATATCTCCCTCTTCTTTTCCAAACTCTCCTGACGATTCGGCCCGTCGTGGTTCATTTTCTTTAAG GAGAGGACTGTCTAAACATTACAAAGGTAAATCACAATCATTCACTTCGTTGTCGGAAGCGCTAACCGTAGAAGATCTCGCGAAACCTGAGAATCCTTTCAACGCAAAACTAAAGCAGCGACGGGAGAACCTTCACTGTCGTCGATTCTCCGGACCTGGCGGCGCATCAGAGAGAAACTTAGGCGGCCAAGATGATTTCCTAGCCGGAAACGATAGGCCGCCGCGACTTTCTGGTAACAGGCCGCCTAGAGCCCAGACGCTCTCTGCCGCTCATATATCGTCTTTGGTTACTCGAAGCTAA
- the LOC106333937 gene encoding polcalcin Bra n 2 — MADATERAEHDRIFKKFDANGDGKISASELGDALKNLGSVTHDDIKRMMAEIDTDGDGYISYQEFSDFASANRGLMKDVAKIF; from the coding sequence ATGGCTGACGCAACCGAAAGAGCTGAGCACGATCGTATTTTCAAGAAATTTGATGCTAACGGAGATGGAAAAATCTCTGCCTCCGAGCTTGGAGATGCTCTCAAGAACCTTGGCTCGGTCACTCACGACGACATTAAGCGTATGATGGCTGAGATTGATACCGATGGTGATGGATACATATCCTACCAAGAATTTTCTGATTTCGCAAGTGCTAACCGTGGTCTCATGAAAGATGTCGCCAAGATTTTCTAA
- the LOC106329142 gene encoding uncharacterized protein LOC106329142 isoform X1 encodes MSLNPSFKQDRSSDPTKRHEIEKETSASRKLEENNSKSIQDPEEMQALYSRVRSQEEEIHNLQEQIAAACLKDMQLLNEKCGLERKCADLRVAIDEKQNESVTSALNELARRKGDLEENLKLAHDLKVTEDERYIFMTSLLGLLAEYGVWPRVANATAISTGIKHLHDQLQWKIKACNDRIREMSSGTEFTSKDNNNHDPRISKGQASYGSTDHGTNDYRVNEQLMPPMDNVTRNPYQNLPQDTESLRFHNQAQQPKRESFGYPLSSVAGKEMIREREEKAESSPMFDPFNRNEEYASHVYEEGPGIDGFQIIGEAIPGEKVLGCGFPVRGTTLCMFQWVRHLEDGTRQYIDGATHPEYIVTADDVDKLIAVECIPMDDQGRQGELVRLFANDQNKIRCDAEMQTEIDTYISRGQASFNVHLLVDSTESWEPASVILKRSSYQIKTNNGEAVVISEKYSKELLIKVPCGESTQFVLISYDGSSHPISTLNVRMRDTLVLTMRMLQSKALDERRKGRV; translated from the exons ATGTCCTTGAATCCGAGCTTTAAACAAGATCGAAGTTCTGATCCAACAAAGAG GCATGAGATTGAGAAAGAAACTAGTGCTTCGAGGAAGCTAGAAGAGAATAATTCAAAGTCAATTCAAGATCCTGAGGAAATG CAGGCACTTTACTCGAGAGTGAGATCACAAGAAGAAGAGATTCACAATCTCCAGGAACAGATTGCTGCTGCTTGTTTGAAG GATATGCAGCTGCTCAATGAGAAGTGTGGGTTAGAGAGAAAATGTGCTGATCTTCGAGTG GCTATTGATGAGAAGCAAAACGAGTCTGTTACATCGGCTTTGAATGAGTTAGCTCGTAGAAAAGGTGATCTTGAAGAAAACTTGAAGCTGGCACATGATTTAAAG GTTACAGAAGATGAGAGGTATATTTTCATGACCTCCTTACTTGGTTTATTAGCCGAGTATGGCGTTTGGCCTCGTGTTGCAAATGCTACTGCTATATCCACAGGCATAAAG CACTTGCATGATCAGCTGCAATGGAAGATTAAAGCTTGCAAT GATAGGATTAGGGAAATGTCATCAGGAACAGAGTTTACTAGTAAAGACAACAACAACCATGATCCGAGGATTTCGAAAGGTCAAGCTTCTTATGGATCCACG GATCATGGTACTAATGATTACCGGGTCAATGAACAGCTAATGCCACCAATGGACAATGTTACTAGAAACCCTTATCAGAACCTTCCGCAAGACACTGAAAGCTTGAGGTTTCATAATCAGGCACAGCAGCCGAAAAG GGAGAGTTTTGGATATCCTCTAAGTAGCGTGGCGGGGAAGGAAATGATTAGAGAGAGAGAAGAGAAAGCTGAGAGTTCTCCCATGTTTGATCCTTTTAACAGGAATGAAGAATACGCTTCTCATGTTTATGAAG AGGGACCTGGAATCGATGGGTTTCAGATTATTGGAGAAGCAATACCTGGAGAGAAAGTTCTTGGCTGCGGGTTTCCAGTACGAGGAACCACACTCTGTATGTTTCAG TGGGTTAGGCATCTTGAAGATGGTACAAGACAATACATTGACG GAGCCACACATCCAGAGTATATAGTAACTGCAGATGATGTAGACAAACTGATTGCTGTTGAGTGTATTCCAATGGATGATCAAGGCCGTCAG GGTGAATTAGTGAGGCTGTTTGCTAATGATCAAAACAAGATTAGATGTG ATGCAGAGATGCAAACAGAAATTGACACGTATATATCCAGAGGTCAAGCAAGCTTTAATGTGCATCTTCTT GTGGATTCAACAGAGAGTTGGGAGCCTGCGAGTGTTATTTTGAAGAGGTCTAGTTACCAGATTAAAACGAATAACGGAGAAGCTGTAGTGATCTCAGAGAAATACTCAAAGGAGCTCCTG ATAAAAGTACCGTGTGGAGAGTCAACACAGTTTGTTCTGATAAGTTATGATGGATCTTCACATCCTATAAGCACTCTCAACGTTCG CATGCGTGATACGCTAGTCTTGACGATGAGAATGCTTCAAAGCAAG GCACTGGACGAACGCAGAAAAGGACGAGTTTAG
- the LOC106329142 gene encoding uncharacterized protein LOC106329142 isoform X2, whose amino-acid sequence MSLNPSFKQDRSSDPTKRHEIEKETSASRKLEENNSKSIQDPEEMALYSRVRSQEEEIHNLQEQIAAACLKDMQLLNEKCGLERKCADLRVAIDEKQNESVTSALNELARRKGDLEENLKLAHDLKVTEDERYIFMTSLLGLLAEYGVWPRVANATAISTGIKHLHDQLQWKIKACNDRIREMSSGTEFTSKDNNNHDPRISKGQASYGSTDHGTNDYRVNEQLMPPMDNVTRNPYQNLPQDTESLRFHNQAQQPKRESFGYPLSSVAGKEMIREREEKAESSPMFDPFNRNEEYASHVYEEGPGIDGFQIIGEAIPGEKVLGCGFPVRGTTLCMFQWVRHLEDGTRQYIDGATHPEYIVTADDVDKLIAVECIPMDDQGRQGELVRLFANDQNKIRCDAEMQTEIDTYISRGQASFNVHLLVDSTESWEPASVILKRSSYQIKTNNGEAVVISEKYSKELLIKVPCGESTQFVLISYDGSSHPISTLNVRMRDTLVLTMRMLQSKALDERRKGRV is encoded by the exons ATGTCCTTGAATCCGAGCTTTAAACAAGATCGAAGTTCTGATCCAACAAAGAG GCATGAGATTGAGAAAGAAACTAGTGCTTCGAGGAAGCTAGAAGAGAATAATTCAAAGTCAATTCAAGATCCTGAGGAAATG GCACTTTACTCGAGAGTGAGATCACAAGAAGAAGAGATTCACAATCTCCAGGAACAGATTGCTGCTGCTTGTTTGAAG GATATGCAGCTGCTCAATGAGAAGTGTGGGTTAGAGAGAAAATGTGCTGATCTTCGAGTG GCTATTGATGAGAAGCAAAACGAGTCTGTTACATCGGCTTTGAATGAGTTAGCTCGTAGAAAAGGTGATCTTGAAGAAAACTTGAAGCTGGCACATGATTTAAAG GTTACAGAAGATGAGAGGTATATTTTCATGACCTCCTTACTTGGTTTATTAGCCGAGTATGGCGTTTGGCCTCGTGTTGCAAATGCTACTGCTATATCCACAGGCATAAAG CACTTGCATGATCAGCTGCAATGGAAGATTAAAGCTTGCAAT GATAGGATTAGGGAAATGTCATCAGGAACAGAGTTTACTAGTAAAGACAACAACAACCATGATCCGAGGATTTCGAAAGGTCAAGCTTCTTATGGATCCACG GATCATGGTACTAATGATTACCGGGTCAATGAACAGCTAATGCCACCAATGGACAATGTTACTAGAAACCCTTATCAGAACCTTCCGCAAGACACTGAAAGCTTGAGGTTTCATAATCAGGCACAGCAGCCGAAAAG GGAGAGTTTTGGATATCCTCTAAGTAGCGTGGCGGGGAAGGAAATGATTAGAGAGAGAGAAGAGAAAGCTGAGAGTTCTCCCATGTTTGATCCTTTTAACAGGAATGAAGAATACGCTTCTCATGTTTATGAAG AGGGACCTGGAATCGATGGGTTTCAGATTATTGGAGAAGCAATACCTGGAGAGAAAGTTCTTGGCTGCGGGTTTCCAGTACGAGGAACCACACTCTGTATGTTTCAG TGGGTTAGGCATCTTGAAGATGGTACAAGACAATACATTGACG GAGCCACACATCCAGAGTATATAGTAACTGCAGATGATGTAGACAAACTGATTGCTGTTGAGTGTATTCCAATGGATGATCAAGGCCGTCAG GGTGAATTAGTGAGGCTGTTTGCTAATGATCAAAACAAGATTAGATGTG ATGCAGAGATGCAAACAGAAATTGACACGTATATATCCAGAGGTCAAGCAAGCTTTAATGTGCATCTTCTT GTGGATTCAACAGAGAGTTGGGAGCCTGCGAGTGTTATTTTGAAGAGGTCTAGTTACCAGATTAAAACGAATAACGGAGAAGCTGTAGTGATCTCAGAGAAATACTCAAAGGAGCTCCTG ATAAAAGTACCGTGTGGAGAGTCAACACAGTTTGTTCTGATAAGTTATGATGGATCTTCACATCCTATAAGCACTCTCAACGTTCG CATGCGTGATACGCTAGTCTTGACGATGAGAATGCTTCAAAGCAAG GCACTGGACGAACGCAGAAAAGGACGAGTTTAG
- the LOC106335930 gene encoding cytochrome P450 89A9 produces MEIITIIFLTIISLIFIKLIFFSPPHKLPPGPPRFPVIGNIIWLKKNSFSDFQGVLRDLSSRHGPIITLHVGSKPSIWVTDRSLAHEALVQNGAVFSDRPLALPTTRVITSNQHDIHSSVYGSLWRTLRRNLTSEILQPARVKAHGPSRKWALEILVDLFETEQREKGFVSEALDHLRHAMFCLLALMCFGEKLKREEIKEIEEAQYQMLISYTKFSVLNIFPSVTKFLLRRKWKEYLELRKSQESVLLKFVNARGRETSGDVLCYVDTLLNLEIPTEEDEGKRRKLSDSEIVSLCSEFLNAATDPTATAMQWILAIMVKYPEIQRKVYEEMKSVLEEGEEIREEDLGKLSYLKAVILESLRRHPPGHYLSYHKVTNDTVLGGFLVPRQGTINFMVGEMGRDPKIWEDPLTFKPERFLENGEAHGFDMTGTREIKMMPFGAGRRMCPGYGLSLLHLEYYVANLVWKFEWKCVEGEEVDLSEKQQFITMVMKTPFKANMYSRKK; encoded by the exons ATGGAGATCATCACAATCATCTTCCTCACCATCATCTCTCTCATCTTCATCAAACTCATCTTCTTCTCCCCTCCCCACAAACTCCCACCAGGCCCACCTCGTTTCCCGGTGATCGGAAACATAATCTGGCTCAAGAAAAACAGCTTCTCAGACTTCCAAGGCGTCCTCCGCGACTTATCCTCCCGTCACGGACCAATCATAACCCTCCACGTAGGCTCAAAGCCTTCAATATGGGTCACCGACAGGTCCCTCGCCCACGAAGCCCTCGTCCAAAACGGCGCCGTTTTCTCCGACCGCCCTCTCGCTCTCCCGACCACCAGAGTCATCACGAGCAACCAGCACGACATACACTCCTCCGTCTACGGCTCTCTCTGGAGAACCCTCCGCCGGAACCTCACGTCAGAAATCCTCCAGCCGGCCCGCGTTAAGGCCCATGGGCCGTCGAGGAAATGGGCTTTGGAGATTCTCGTCGATCTCTTCGAAACGGAGCAGAGAGAGAAAGGCTTCGTCTCGGAGGCGTTGGATCATCTCCGACACGCGATGTTCTGTCTGCTTGCTCTGATGTGTTTCGGGGAGAAACTTAAAAGAGAAGAGATCAAAGAGATCGAAGAGGCTCAGTACCAGATGCTCATAAGCTACACCAAGTTCAGCGTCCTCAACATCTTCCCGAGTGTCACCAAGTTCTTGCTCCGGCGAAAGTGGAAAGAGTATCTAGAACTCCGGAAGTCTCAGGAGAGCGTCTTGCTCAAATTCGTGAACGCTAGGGGGAGAGAAACCTCCGGAGATGTTCTCTGCTACGTCGACACGCTGTTGAATCTCGAGATTCCGACGGAGGAAGACGAAGGGAAGAGGAGGAAGCTGAGCGACTCGGAGATAGTGAGCCTCTGCTCGGAGTTTCTAAACGCGGCGACGGATCCTACCGCGACGGCCATGCAGTGGATCTTGGCGATCATGGTGAAGTATCCGGAGATACAGAGGAAGGTGTACGAGGAGATGAAGAGTGTTTTGGAAGAAGGGGAAGAGATCAGAGAAGAGGATTTGGGGAAGCTGAGTTATCTCAAAGCTGTGATCTTGGAGAGTTTGAGAAGACACCCTCCTGGTCATTACTTGTCTTACCATAAGGTTACTAACGACACCGTTTTGGGTGGTTTCCTCGTTCCGCGCCAAG GTACTATAAACTTCATGGTAGGAGAAATGGGCCGTGACCCGAAGATATGGGAGGATCCTTTAACGTTCAAGCCAGAACGTTTTCTAGAGAACGGGGAAGCGCATGGGTTCGATATGACCGGAACTCGTGAGATCAAGATGATGCCGTTTGGAGCCGGACGAAGGATGTGTCCGGGTTACGGTCTTTCACTACTTCACCTTGAATACTATGTGGCCAATTTGGTTTGGAAGTTTGAGTGGAAATGCGTAGAAGGTGAAGAGGTTGATCTCTCTGAGAAGCAACAGTTCATCACAATGGTCATGAAAACCCCTTTCAAGGCAAATATGTATTCAAGGAAAAAGTGA